A window of Haloarcula marismortui ATCC 43049 genomic DNA:
GGTTGCGTTCAACAACGGTGAGGTGGCCGGTCAGGAGGTCCCCCACGTCCACGGCCACATTATCCCGCGGTTCGAGGACGACGGCGGCCGCCCGATTCACGTGCTGGTCAACGACCGTCCCGACATTTCTGACGACGAACTGGACGACATCGAGAACGACATCGTCGCTGAGCAAGCGTAAAATTCCGCATCTTTTTACCGAAAGATACGCCAACAGCAACGCATGGGGGTTTCGACGCTTGCGTTCGTCGGGTGTACTGGTGGGGCTGGAACAACAAGGCTGACAGTCGAGACAGCGGCGACACTGGCCCGGGGTGGGCGGTCCGTCGCTGTCGTCGACGCAGCCTTCGGCACACAGGGGCTGGCGACGTACGTCGACGGGCGGCTCGATGCCGACGTGACCGCGGTAGCCGTCGGCGACGCGTCAGTCGATGAGGCACTGTTCGAGTGGGATATCGACGCCGACGGGCGGGTCGCGCTCTGTCCGGCCCACGCGCCGTTTGAGCGCCTCGCGCGAGCGAAGTCAGCCGAAAGCGCACAGGCGCTCGAACAGGCTATCGAAGAGGTAGCCGGCCGGTTCGACCACGTCCTGCTCGATGTGCCGCCGATCGCATCGAATCAGGCCGTCGCCGCT
This region includes:
- a CDS encoding ParA family protein → MGVSTLAFVGCTGGAGTTRLTVETAATLARGGRSVAVVDAAFGTQGLATYVDGRLDADVTAVAVGDASVDEALFEWDIDADGRVALCPAHAPFERLARAKSAESAQALEQAIEEVAGRFDHVLLDVPPIASNQAVAAATTAQRRALVVPASQRGSDLFPRQRGRLRDIGAPASAIVATRVHGDGGESVEDAAHTVPHIGPGAPRPLATDPESDVAPTVAAMAEDLLDVDLGLTFEDDGLFSR